TAGCAGCCGTAGCACCAAAACATTTCAGGACGGCACACCCGTCTGCTTGTTTAATGGCATAACGCCGTGCTGATAGCGCAATCGCTACTGCTGCAACCATAGCCGTCAATACAGCAATTAAAGACAAGAAGCGCTCTGCCCGCTCCAAGGTCTTGCGCATCAAGGGCTGGGCATTTTCTAGCGTCTCAATCCGTAAGCCCCGCAGTCCTTCTGAATCAATATAGGTCTTTACCCACTTTTCATAAGACTGGACTTGTTCGTCAGCACCAGCAAGCAGTAAACGATAAGTTACCCTGCTACCAAGACCAATTAAGCCTGTTGTGGGTAAGTCGTCCAATGACATCATGACGCGAGGTGCAAAGTTCATGAAGCCTGCGCCGCGGTCAATCTCACGCTCGATCACGCCTGCAATCAGAAATGTTTTCTGCCCAAGCACCATTTGATCACCGAGCTTTGCCTGCAAACTTGCCAGCATGACTGGGTCAAGCCAAACAGAACCAGGAGGCGGCCCGGAATGAAACCTTACATTGCCCGATAGAACCTGTAGCGCACCTCGCAATGGATATGATGGGCTCACCGCCTTCAGTGAAGCCAGCTTGCTAAGGGTCCCAACAGTTGCCATACTCGGGAACACAATCGTTTGCGCTATTTGCAGTCCTCTGCCGCGCGCTTCTAGAAGAAAGTCTTCTGGTATTGGCTGATCTGCAGCAATCACAATATCTGAAGCAAGTAATTGGCGGGCATCAAACTGAAATGCTCTTTGCATTCGATCAGCTAGAAAGCTCACGCTAGATAAGGCGGTTACTGAAAGTGCAAGCGCCACAAACAACCAGACCAGCTCTTGAGAGCGTAGCTCTTGTCTCAAACCCCTAAAGAAGCTTGTGATTAAGCGCTTCAAATTGCCTGGATCTGACCGCCATCAACGCGCATGACGGTTCCCGTAATAAAGGATGCATTTTGACTAACCAAAAAGGCTGCAGCATCTCCATACTCTTTAGGGTCACCATAACGACCCATCGGAATTTGCTTCAGCATCTCTTTAACAACATCATCATAGTTGGCGCCTTCACGCTTTGCTTTCGCTTCATCTAATTGACGTAGACGATCAGTAGCAATCCGACCCGGCATGATGACATTGACTGTAATACCGTCATTAGCAACCTCAGCAGACAATGTTTTTGACCATGCCAGTAGTGCAGCCCGCAAAGTATTAGAGATTGCTAAATTTTTGATTGGGGCAATTGCGCCTGAGGTAGTGCTAGTAATAATGCGGCCCCATTTACGCTGGCGCATGCCGGGCAAAACACGATCGGTAATAGCGATGAGCGAAAGAACCATATCGTTAAAACTTTTTTGCCAGAGCGCAGGATCTTGTCCGGCAGCCAAGGTAGGAGGCGGGCCACCAGTGTTATTAATTAGGATGTCGATTGGACCCAACTCTTGCTCAACCCGAGAGACCAAACCATCAATGACAGATGCATCAGAAAGATCCCAGTTAAGCGCTAGGGCTTCACCGCCAGCAGCTTGAATCAACTCAACTGATTTTTGTAGGCCCTCTGGATTGCGTCCCGTCACTGCCACCTTGACACCCTCGCGCGCCAACGATACAGCCATGGCTTGGCCTAGACCGCGACTTGATGCCATAACTAATGCAACTTTACCTTTGATTCCTAAATCCATCTTTTCTCCTAGACAGCTTATCTTAGCCTTAATGTCCTAAAGGCTTGGGTAGATTGGCTGCATATTGATCCAACTGAGCTTCATATTCCTTAAAAATCTCAGCCAATGCCTGTTGTTGACCTAATACCAGCGCCTCGGGTGTATTGTCTTTCAGTACCACGCGCTTAGTGTAACGATTAGAGCCAATTAGTGGATTGACCTTAGCCCCGTTTTCTACGGTGAGGAAAAATTCAATACTGACAACTGCCTCAGGCCTTACACGATAGTCGCCGTAGAACTCATTTACTGTAGCTTGCAATGTGTAATAAGGGAAAAAGCTATTGCTCTGCCCAACTGCCGCCGAGAAAATGCCAGACTTATTAATCCATTGACGCTCCGCATTTGAAATCATGTCGGCAGGTAGTGTCGTGTATACGTTATAGAAATCTTTTTCAAAACGTTGATCACCCAGACGATAAACCAAAGACCGGCCATCGTATGGTGGCGCTACAGAAACAGAGCCAATCTTCAGCCAATAGGCAGTGCGAGCCTTGAGAGCAACTCCGCTGCGCTCAGGATTCACCATAAAACTGTTAGGGACCACAGGAGCGCGGGATGGTAATGCGCAGGCGAATAAAGCTAAGACCGCAAAAGATAGAAGAATGCGTTTGATCATTTTTGAACTCCAGCTTGTCCTTGCGTGCCATTCATGGGCAGCACTATTTTTGGAGGGGGTTCGCCCCAAATCAAACTCGATGGCGATTGACTGGCAATGCGACTAAATTCATTTAGATTCTCGGTGGTTTGCCTGAGATTTTCAATCGTCGCACTAGTGTCCCCTTGAATACTAGTAACTGTTTGCCGTAAGGCCACCATAGTGCCAATTAACTCTCGCATCAAAATATTGAGCTCATCCTGATCTGTTACTTTGGTGATACGCTCGATAATGACATTCAAGGATTGAACTGAACGTATCAGACCCTGATTGCCCTTGCCATCACCAGCCATTAATGAGTTTAGATTGGCCAGAAGTTGATCGAATTTTTTCTGAGTCTCATCAATGTTGGCATTATTGAGAGCGGTAACAAATTTTTGAACGCCTGAAATGATTTCATCGGCTTGATTTGGGAGAGACGGAATAACTGGTTCAGCAGGTATCCAGCTATACGGCAGCGGAGTGTAGCCTGAAGCACCGGTGGAGAAATCGAACTCTACATAATTAACGCCCGTGATCCCCATAGATTTAACGCGCGCGCGCAAATTATTTTTTACAAACTCTTCGATCTGATCTTCGGTTAACTTATCACCAAAAATCTGCATACGCACAACCACATACTGCAGACGCTTTTCAAAGGGAACGTCTTTTTCGTAAATATCGCCAGATAAACCAATCATGGTTACTTGGCCAACCTTCACCCCCCTAAAACGGACTGCAGCTCCTGTATCTAAGCCAGTCACGGACTGCTTAATATAGGTTTCGACCATAAAGGATTTTTCAAACAGCTGCCCTGATCCAAAGATCAAAATAATGGTTATCAGCACTCCGACTGCGGCAAGGACAAAAACGCCTAAACGGAAATAATTTGGGTTTGAATTATTGCTCATGCTACTTCCTTGCTCATCATGCGATTAAAGAATTGATGTACTCGTGGGTCAGGGCTGCTATCTCGTAATACTTTGGGGTCGCCTTGAGCAATAATGCCCTTTGCGCTTTTATCCAACATAATTACCTTATCTGCAATGGCATAAATACTCGCCAACTCATGCGACACAATCACAAAAGTAATGCCTAAATTTTTAGAGAGATCGAGGATCGTGCTGTCGAGATCTGCTGAAGTAATAGGATCAAGACCTGCTGAGGGCTCATCCAAGAATAAAATCTTAGGATCTAGCGCCATGGCCCGAGCAATCGCAGCACGCTTTTGCATGCCGCCACTAATTTCACTGGGCATATAAGTCTCGTAAGGCAAGAGTCCCACTAAATCCAACTTACAACGCGCTAATAAGTCCATCTGATCTTGGGTCAGATTGGTGTACTCCTGCATAAACAGCGTCACGTTATCTAAGAGACTCATGGATCCAAACAGAGCGCCCTGCTGATACATTACCCCAAAACTCGTCATGATCTTTTGGCGCTCTGCGCCAAGCGCAGTAGTAATGTTTTCCCCTTCGATTAAAACATTCCCCGATATGGGCTGATACAAACCAAAAAGGTTCTTGAGCAGACTAGATTTGCCACAACCAGAGCCACCTAAAATCACAAAAATCTCGCCATAATTCACTGAGAAATTAAGATCTTGCAAAAGAATGTTTGCACCGTACCCAACAGTCAGATTCTGAACATCAATCGCGAGTGCGTTCTGATCCATTAAAAGCCCGTCTTATAAGAGATGTACGCAAAGATGCCATCGACCAAAACAATCATGACGATACTACTGACTACGGCACGCGTAGCAGAGATGCCTACTGCTGCAGCACCAGTACCTGTTTGCATGCCACGAAGGCAGCCAACAGCTGAGACCACAACTCCAAACAAGGTAGCCTTAATGAGTCCAGAGCCGATATCTTCAATGGATACTGTCTGTAACATGCCATTCCAAAAGTTAATAAATGGAACCTCATAAGCCAACATAGTCACCATTGAGGAAAAAATACTCACGATGTCAGCAAACAAGGTAAGAATTGGCATTACCAAAATTCCGGCGAGTACGCGAGGAACAACCAAGAAACGGATTGGACTAAGACCTCCGGTTACCAGAGCATCTACTTCACTATTCACAGTCATCGTGCCAATCTCCGCAGCAAATGCTGCAGAGGAACGACCCGCAAGTAAGATGGCGGTAATTAAGGGGCCCATCTCACGCACAATACCAAGTGCTGCTAATGGGCCGACAAAAGAAACTGCGCCGAATTGCTGCATACCAATCGCTGCCTGGAAGGACAGAATGACCCCAATCAGGAAAGAAACTAGCCCGACAATTGGCAAGGCAGCGATGCCAGCCTGGACAGCGGCATCAACAAAATCACCCCAACGCACTTCCCTTGGATGTCGCAAGGACCAAAAAAGATCGTCAGATAAATGCCCTGTAAATGTAATCAAGCCTTTTGCGTCATCGATTAAGTTTTGCGCAGCCATTCCAGTGCTAACCACAAAACTTCTCTTAGGCTTAGCCACTGGTAGCGGGAATAAATCAGTGATTGGATCAAACTCTTTGAGCAAAGGTTCATAGCGAGGATTTAATCCTACGATTGAAAATTTACCGCCAGCTGTTTGTTGGGCTTTTTCAATATCAATTAAAAATGCAATGCCCGAACCATCAAGCGAAGAGATGTTGGAAGCATCAAATATCAAAGAATGATTGCCTGAGCTTTTTAACCAGTTATCTTGCTGTTCACGCACCTGGGTCCATACACTTGCCAATGAATAGACATCCACCATGCCAGTAATAACAACTTTTGCCGTTTCTGCATTAACCGGTACCCACTTTGCAATGGAAGCATCTGCGCTGGGGTTATCTTTACTGATGGTCATTATCAAAAAATGTTTGGCAGGCCTGTGAAGTGCTGATACTCGTGATGATAGGATTTCAACCAAGGGCTCAAAATCATCTTATCCCAACTATAAGGGATCTTGATGAAGGGCAGTAGAAAGTGAAAAGGGCCTAGTTTCTCAACTAGGCCCTCAATATGATGGTGCGGCTGGCAGGAATTGAACCCACGACCCCTTGGTTCGTAGCCAAGTACTCTATCCAGCTGAGCTACAGCCGCAACAGCCATAATTATGCCATGGAAGAGAAAAACTACATTACACCTGCTGGTCACGAACGCATCAAAACCGAGCTTCTACAGCTCTTAAACCTTGATCGGCCCGAGGTCGTAAAGGTAGTTCACTGGGCTGCCTCCAACGGTGATCGCTCAGAAAATGGGGACTATATCTATGGGAAAAAGCGTCTACGGGAGATAGACCGCCGCATACGCTTTCTGAACAAGCGCCTTGAATTTGCCGTAGTTGTCGACAATTTAGCCCGAAAAAATGGGGATAGCGATGCCGAACAAGTCTTCTTCGGAGCTACGGTAACCTACTCGCCAGTCGAGGGGCTAGAGGCTGGAAAGAAGACTGTAATCACTATCGTAGGAGTCGACGAAGTAGATCTTGACAAGGGTCACGTGAGCTGGGTATCACCAATCTCTAAAGCACTAATCAAAGCAAGACTGGGAGATTGTGTTGCAATCCAAACGCCAACTGGACCTTGTGAAATTGAAATACTGGACGTTCAATATCTTTAAAGCGATCGGATTCGGGTCACTCGCATCACATCATGATTAGTGCGAAGACTGCGCATGACCTTTGATAGATGCAAGCGATCGTATACCTGGATCGTAAAACGAATGGTGACAGA
Above is a genomic segment from Polynucleobacter sp. MG-5-Ahmo-C2 containing:
- a CDS encoding SDR family oxidoreductase is translated as MDLGIKGKVALVMASSRGLGQAMAVSLAREGVKVAVTGRNPEGLQKSVELIQAAGGEALALNWDLSDASVIDGLVSRVEQELGPIDILINNTGGPPPTLAAGQDPALWQKSFNDMVLSLIAITDRVLPGMRQRKWGRIITSTTSGAIAPIKNLAISNTLRAALLAWSKTLSAEVANDGITVNVIMPGRIATDRLRQLDEAKAKREGANYDDVVKEMLKQIPMGRYGDPKEYGDAAAFLVSQNASFITGTVMRVDGGQIQAI
- a CDS encoding membrane integrity-associated transporter subunit PqiC, producing MIKRILLSFAVLALFACALPSRAPVVPNSFMVNPERSGVALKARTAYWLKIGSVSVAPPYDGRSLVYRLGDQRFEKDFYNVYTTLPADMISNAERQWINKSGIFSAAVGQSNSFFPYYTLQATVNEFYGDYRVRPEAVVSIEFFLTVENGAKVNPLIGSNRYTKRVVLKDNTPEALVLGQQQALAEIFKEYEAQLDQYAANLPKPLGH
- a CDS encoding MlaD family protein, whose amino-acid sequence is MSNNSNPNYFRLGVFVLAAVGVLITIILIFGSGQLFEKSFMVETYIKQSVTGLDTGAAVRFRGVKVGQVTMIGLSGDIYEKDVPFEKRLQYVVVRMQIFGDKLTEDQIEEFVKNNLRARVKSMGITGVNYVEFDFSTGASGYTPLPYSWIPAEPVIPSLPNQADEIISGVQKFVTALNNANIDETQKKFDQLLANLNSLMAGDGKGNQGLIRSVQSLNVIIERITKVTDQDELNILMRELIGTMVALRQTVTSIQGDTSATIENLRQTTENLNEFSRIASQSPSSLIWGEPPPKIVLPMNGTQGQAGVQK
- a CDS encoding ABC transporter ATP-binding protein: MDQNALAIDVQNLTVGYGANILLQDLNFSVNYGEIFVILGGSGCGKSSLLKNLFGLYQPISGNVLIEGENITTALGAERQKIMTSFGVMYQQGALFGSMSLLDNVTLFMQEYTNLTQDQMDLLARCKLDLVGLLPYETYMPSEISGGMQKRAAIARAMALDPKILFLDEPSAGLDPITSADLDSTILDLSKNLGITFVIVSHELASIYAIADKVIMLDKSAKGIIAQGDPKVLRDSSPDPRVHQFFNRMMSKEVA
- a CDS encoding ABC transporter permease, with protein sequence MTISKDNPSADASIAKWVPVNAETAKVVITGMVDVYSLASVWTQVREQQDNWLKSSGNHSLIFDASNISSLDGSGIAFLIDIEKAQQTAGGKFSIVGLNPRYEPLLKEFDPITDLFPLPVAKPKRSFVVSTGMAAQNLIDDAKGLITFTGHLSDDLFWSLRHPREVRWGDFVDAAVQAGIAALPIVGLVSFLIGVILSFQAAIGMQQFGAVSFVGPLAALGIVREMGPLITAILLAGRSSAAFAAEIGTMTVNSEVDALVTGGLSPIRFLVVPRVLAGILVMPILTLFADIVSIFSSMVTMLAYEVPFINFWNGMLQTVSIEDIGSGLIKATLFGVVVSAVGCLRGMQTGTGAAAVGISATRAVVSSIVMIVLVDGIFAYISYKTGF
- the greB gene encoding transcription elongation factor GreB → MEEKNYITPAGHERIKTELLQLLNLDRPEVVKVVHWAASNGDRSENGDYIYGKKRLREIDRRIRFLNKRLEFAVVVDNLARKNGDSDAEQVFFGATVTYSPVEGLEAGKKTVITIVGVDEVDLDKGHVSWVSPISKALIKARLGDCVAIQTPTGPCEIEILDVQYL